A single window of Arcobacter venerupis DNA harbors:
- a CDS encoding PAS domain-containing protein codes for MINDKEIILEKDSFLVSETDSKGLIRFANDYFCKVAGYSLDEMIGKPHNIVRHPDMPKKAFKSLWDTVQKGDTWTGFVKNAAKDGRYYWVFATVYPFESCDGSKGYLSCRRKPSVKEIETIEKLYHQWNKEI; via the coding sequence ATGATAAATGATAAAGAGATAATATTAGAAAAAGACTCATTTTTAGTTAGTGAAACCGATTCAAAAGGTCTAATAAGATTTGCAAACGATTATTTTTGCAAAGTTGCAGGATATTCATTGGATGAAATGATAGGAAAACCACATAATATAGTTAGACATCCTGATATGCCAAAAAAAGCATTTAAAAGTTTATGGGATACTGTTCAAAAAGGAGATACTTGGACAGGTTTTGTAAAAAATGCTGCAAAAGATGGGAGATATTATTGGGTATTTGCAACTGTTTATCCATTTGAAAGTTGTGATGGTTCAAAAGGATACTTATCTTGTAGAAGAAAACCTTCTGTTAAAGAAATTGAAACCATTGAAAAATTATATCATCAATGGAATAAAGAGATATAA
- a CDS encoding methyl-accepting chemotaxis protein codes for MFGTISDKELEVLNNYFMQFIEFISYEKNTFDYIESSSNSKVNNVIKKWNVEIKKIDNRNKEDLKVLGEIVLTADKVERGIYNCKINATSTTPTIHTLTQTLNKMLYSLNDATTRILRVVNSYTNNDFTDSIKVIDKYKDDMKLLMESINILGKALEKNARANFENGETLQHNSTMMTSSMNNLASKANVQAASLEETAAAVVEITGITRNNAENAAKMASLGQIVKKSAFSGENLAAKTASSMDEINKKVHAINEAITVIDQIAFQTNILSLNAAVEAATAGEAGRGFAVVAAEVRNLANRSADAAREIKNLVQEATAKTNEGKIISADMIEGYKELNKNISETIHIIENVSKASKEQMSGIEQINDAVNILDRGTQENAAESNQVKTIAQEVSLLASELLADAKTKKFN; via the coding sequence ATGTTCGGCACAATTTCAGATAAAGAACTAGAAGTCTTAAATAATTATTTTATGCAATTCATTGAATTTATTTCCTATGAAAAAAATACATTTGATTATATAGAATCAAGTAGTAATTCAAAAGTTAATAATGTGATAAAAAAATGGAATGTAGAAATCAAAAAAATAGATAATAGAAATAAAGAAGATTTAAAAGTTTTAGGTGAAATTGTATTAACAGCTGACAAAGTTGAACGAGGTATTTATAATTGTAAAATAAATGCTACAAGTACAACTCCAACTATTCATACACTAACTCAAACATTAAATAAAATGTTATACAGTTTAAATGATGCTACAACTAGAATTCTAAGAGTTGTAAATAGTTACACTAATAATGATTTTACTGATAGTATAAAAGTTATTGATAAATATAAAGATGATATGAAACTATTAATGGAAAGTATCAATATATTAGGGAAAGCTTTAGAAAAAAATGCAAGAGCTAATTTTGAAAATGGAGAAACTCTACAGCATAATTCTACAATGATGACATCATCAATGAATAATTTAGCATCAAAAGCAAATGTTCAAGCAGCCTCACTAGAAGAAACAGCTGCTGCCGTTGTTGAGATTACAGGTATTACAAGAAATAATGCAGAAAACGCAGCAAAAATGGCAAGTCTTGGACAAATAGTTAAAAAATCTGCCTTTTCAGGAGAAAATTTAGCAGCAAAAACAGCTAGTTCAATGGATGAAATAAATAAAAAAGTACATGCAATAAATGAAGCAATTACAGTAATTGATCAAATTGCCTTTCAAACAAATATCCTTTCACTAAATGCTGCTGTTGAAGCAGCAACAGCAGGAGAAGCAGGACGTGGATTTGCAGTAGTTGCAGCAGAAGTGCGAAATCTTGCAAATAGAAGTGCTGATGCTGCACGTGAGATAAAAAATCTAGTACAAGAAGCAACAGCAAAAACAAATGAGGGAAAAATTATTTCAGCAGATATGATTGAGGGATATAAAGAATTAAATAAAAATATTTCTGAAACAATTCATATTATTGAAAATGTATCAAAAGCATCTAAAGAACAAATGTCTGGCATTGAACAAATTAATGATGCTGTAAACATTTTAGATAGAGGTACACAAGAAAATGCAGCTGAATCTAATCAAGTAAAAACAATAGCCCAAGAAGTTTCTTTATTAGCAAGTGAATTATTAGCTGATGCGAAAACTAAAAAGTTTAACTAG
- the hisC gene encoding histidinol-phosphate transaminase, with protein MKFNKLLDTMPIYEAGKPIDLIARKYGINKKNIIKLASNENPFGTSLKVITKIKSSMNEMFRYPDDSMYELKNSLSKKFNVNKSNIIIGAGSDQIIEICVQAKCDKKSTVLMANTTFAMYEISAKKVGAKIIKTKDDEHNLEQLFDLYEKHGADIIFLCLPNNPLGECLDKNDVYAFLKKISKKTLVVVDGVYQEYASFKDKNKLINASDLITKFPNCIYLGSFSKAYGLGGMRIGYGIADKNIINTLNKVRNPFNVSTLALIAANEALKDEDFVNKTIKSNFNEMLRYEEFAKKKDIEYIDSYTNFIIYKFGNKFDSKILSEKLLKKGIILRDLSSYKMNAIRITIGTNKQNTKVLEVLNKLLK; from the coding sequence ATGAAATTTAATAAATTATTAGACACCATGCCAATATATGAAGCTGGAAAACCTATTGATTTAATTGCAAGAAAATACGGCATAAATAAAAAAAATATAATAAAATTAGCATCAAATGAGAATCCATTTGGTACTTCATTAAAAGTTATTACAAAAATCAAAAGTTCTATGAATGAAATGTTTAGATACCCAGATGATTCAATGTATGAATTAAAAAATTCATTGAGTAAAAAATTTAATGTTAATAAATCAAATATAATCATTGGTGCTGGTTCTGACCAAATTATTGAAATTTGTGTTCAGGCAAAATGTGATAAAAAATCCACTGTTCTTATGGCAAATACGACCTTTGCAATGTATGAAATATCTGCAAAAAAAGTAGGTGCAAAAATAATTAAAACAAAAGATGATGAACATAATTTAGAACAACTTTTTGATTTATACGAAAAACATGGTGCTGATATTATTTTTTTATGTTTACCTAATAATCCTTTGGGTGAGTGTTTAGATAAAAATGATGTATATGCTTTTTTAAAAAAGATTTCTAAAAAAACTTTAGTAGTTGTAGATGGAGTTTATCAAGAATATGCAAGTTTTAAAGACAAAAATAAATTAATAAATGCAAGTGATTTAATCACTAAGTTTCCTAACTGCATATATTTAGGAAGTTTTTCTAAAGCATATGGTTTAGGTGGAATGAGAATTGGATATGGAATTGCAGATAAAAATATTATCAATACATTAAATAAAGTAAGAAATCCATTTAATGTATCAACCTTAGCTTTGATTGCTGCTAATGAAGCTTTAAAAGATGAAGATTTTGTAAATAAAACAATTAAAAGTAATTTTAATGAAATGTTAAGATACGAAGAGTTTGCAAAGAAAAAAGATATTGAATATATTGATTCATATACAAATTTTATTATATATAAATTTGGAAATAAGTTTGATTCAAAAATTCTATCAGAAAAATTACTCAAAAAAGGCATCATATTAAGAGATTTATCTTCTTATAAAATGAATGCAATAAGAATTACAATTGGTACGAATAAACAAAATACAAAAGTTCTTGAAGTGCTCAATAAACTTTTAAAATAA
- a CDS encoding DUF262 domain-containing protein — MNKDNYELLSLKDIFSHGKRSFVIPEYQRGYSWEKKQREDLLIDIENLFISSYRHYTGTIVASYKRTEEVEIYDIVDGQQRLTTIVILLAVIYNQKKLTVINQNELFSYFIATGVDKGNTIRKFSLNSLLDNFFYKHIILENQDNEEILTKSHFNISNAFDEFSIWLKETNYNHNEIYRIITERLGLLFYAPKDGAEIGIMFEVINNRGKKLSELEKIKNYLIYYSEKNNVKDLKTTIDSNWGIILKNLNQAGYTSNDAENSFLRNCWIVFADTNKSRSYYVYDTLKEWYPANDKTKWQTLKDFVLFLANASYTYQYIFGKKDIQEISKIEKKWLSYMSLHASIASILPIIIALFERVDNQEERGVILELLEKLNFRYYGSGIANRADTSQGDLFWYAHKFFNSYDNYNEEKTFIYDTNWLINKLKSFIESKAHDQLFIEYLTLDKDEDYDYYGWNNIRFFLANYEEFLRKKHDRSTDLCKILASQDKNAKNDYYHKEHIWARKEFSVTDDINNINKRRLGNFVLLEPSINISVSNDRVEDKIIEYFKKTQDQPDTYMLRELKSIFDKSLEEINSQRTKKTWKFWHELYENFLDKREEKLINFALNRWRVDSLKKEVKKIFIRSNTSHNNVYFFNKKEIEY, encoded by the coding sequence ATGAATAAAGATAATTATGAATTATTAAGTTTAAAAGATATTTTTTCACATGGAAAGCGTTCTTTCGTTATTCCTGAATATCAAAGAGGGTATTCATGGGAAAAAAAACAAAGAGAAGATTTATTAATAGATATAGAAAATTTATTTATTAGTTCATATAGACATTATACAGGAACTATTGTTGCTAGTTATAAAAGAACAGAAGAAGTTGAAATATATGACATTGTGGATGGACAACAGAGATTAACGACAATTGTTATACTTTTAGCAGTCATCTATAATCAAAAAAAACTAACTGTTATAAATCAAAATGAATTGTTTTCTTATTTTATTGCCACTGGAGTTGACAAAGGTAATACCATTCGCAAGTTTTCGTTAAACTCTTTGCTTGATAATTTCTTTTATAAACATATTATTCTTGAAAACCAAGATAATGAAGAAATACTTACTAAATCTCATTTTAATATAAGTAATGCTTTTGATGAATTTTCTATTTGGTTAAAAGAAACAAATTACAATCATAATGAAATCTACAGAATTATCACTGAAAGATTAGGATTATTATTTTATGCACCTAAAGATGGTGCTGAAATAGGAATAATGTTTGAGGTAATAAATAATAGAGGAAAAAAATTAAGTGAGTTAGAAAAAATAAAAAATTATTTAATTTATTATTCAGAAAAAAATAATGTTAAAGACTTAAAGACAACTATTGATTCTAATTGGGGGATAATACTAAAAAATTTAAATCAAGCAGGATATACATCAAATGATGCAGAAAATTCATTCTTACGTAATTGTTGGATTGTTTTTGCTGATACAAATAAAAGTCGAAGTTATTATGTTTATGATACATTAAAAGAATGGTATCCTGCGAATGATAAAACAAAATGGCAAACTTTAAAAGATTTTGTATTATTTTTAGCTAATGCTTCTTACACTTATCAATATATTTTTGGCAAGAAAGATATACAGGAAATAAGTAAAATCGAAAAAAAATGGCTTTCATACATGAGCTTACATGCAAGTATTGCATCAATATTACCTATTATTATTGCATTATTTGAACGTGTTGATAATCAAGAAGAGCGTGGAGTTATTTTAGAACTTTTGGAAAAATTAAATTTTAGATATTACGGAAGTGGCATTGCAAATCGTGCAGATACAAGTCAAGGAGATTTATTTTGGTATGCACATAAATTTTTTAATTCATATGACAACTATAATGAAGAAAAAACTTTTATATATGATACTAATTGGTTAATTAATAAATTAAAAAGTTTTATAGAAAGTAAAGCACACGATCAACTATTTATAGAATATTTAACTTTGGATAAAGATGAGGACTATGATTATTATGGTTGGAATAATATAAGATTTTTCCTTGCAAACTATGAAGAATTTTTAAGAAAAAAACATGATCGAAGTACAGATTTATGTAAAATATTAGCTTCTCAAGATAAAAATGCTAAGAACGATTATTATCATAAAGAACATATTTGGGCAAGAAAAGAATTTTCAGTTACAGATGATATAAATAATATCAATAAAAGGCGACTTGGAAACTTTGTATTGTTAGAACCATCAATAAACATAAGTGTATCCAATGACCGAGTTGAAGATAAAATAATTGAATATTTTAAAAAAACACAAGATCAACCTGATACTTATATGTTACGAGAGTTAAAGTCAATATTTGATAAATCATTGGAAGAAATCAATAGTCAAAGAACTAAAAAGACTTGGAAGTTTTGGCATGAATTATATGAAAATTTTTTAGATAAAAGAGAAGAAAAGTTAATTAATTTTGCATTAAATAGATGGAGAGTAGATAGCTTAAAAAAAGAAGTGAAAAAGATTTTTATCAGAAGTAATACAAGTCATAATAATGTTTATTTTTTTAATAAAAAAGAAATTGAATATTAA
- a CDS encoding LysR family transcriptional regulator yields MDSSLLKVFVSVANRKSISLGALDLGFTQSNVTLRIKQLEKVIGYSLFHRTPKGVILSKEGEKLYPFAIEIVKKVEEAQLQMKNISHQEILRIGTSQANAAIRILSFTDKLNKKFPDMKIEISTNGTPKVIEDLLDYKIDIGFVAGDPNHKDIVVLNKFDDDLYFIESKGKKSPNCLIGYREDSTHFKYLQEYMRNNGNSDFKIMVIQNYDVMQGFVKAGFGKAFLSKALIDKYGYSNDFILKKIEGSDEILATHLICRKDYMPMISNYLKKISIKNN; encoded by the coding sequence ATGGATTCTTCACTTTTAAAAGTTTTTGTAAGCGTGGCAAATAGAAAATCAATCTCTTTAGGAGCTCTAGATTTGGGTTTTACACAATCAAATGTCACACTAAGAATCAAACAATTAGAAAAAGTTATTGGTTACTCTTTATTTCATAGAACACCAAAAGGTGTGATTCTTAGTAAAGAAGGTGAAAAGCTCTACCCTTTTGCAATAGAAATAGTAAAAAAAGTAGAAGAAGCTCAACTTCAAATGAAAAATATTTCCCATCAAGAAATACTAAGAATTGGCACTTCACAAGCAAATGCAGCAATTAGAATTCTTTCATTTACAGATAAATTAAATAAAAAATTTCCAGATATGAAAATAGAAATTTCTACAAATGGAACACCAAAAGTTATTGAAGATTTACTTGATTATAAAATTGATATTGGTTTTGTAGCAGGAGATCCAAATCATAAAGATATTGTTGTTTTAAATAAATTTGATGATGATTTATATTTTATTGAGTCAAAGGGAAAAAAATCCCCTAATTGTTTAATAGGATATAGAGAAGATAGCACCCACTTTAAATATTTACAAGAGTATATGAGAAATAATGGTAATTCAGATTTTAAAATAATGGTTATTCAAAATTATGATGTGATGCAAGGATTTGTAAAAGCAGGTTTTGGAAAAGCTTTTTTATCAAAAGCATTAATTGATAAATATGGATATTCAAATGATTTTATACTAAAAAAAATTGAAGGAAGTGATGAAATATTGGCAACTCACTTAATTTGTAGAAAAGATTATATGCCAATGATAAGTAATTATTTAAAGAAAATCTCAATAAAAAATAACTAG
- a CDS encoding 3-isopropylmalate dehydratase large subunit — protein MHAIEKLLAKKAGKSSVKTGEIVNCEVDMAGINDLYLQTIKSFFEMGAKKVFNPSKVIMFLDHYAPPSTITQAQNQKEFREFCWDQGIELLMDIDQGVCHQVLADKGLSYPGEIVVITDSHTTTHGAFGAFGTGVGATDLAIILATGKLWFRVPEIIKINFEGIPARGVYAKDMILNAIGQLGADFAVYKAVEFSGSALKHLNISERMAMCNMSTEMGAKTSYIQPDEITMKFLEQNVSKEYEIFYTDEDFKYEAEITIDISDLKPQIAAPFSVDNVFDISKFIGQEIDQAYLGSCTGGRAEDIAIAASILKDKKVSSRTRFIIVPASKEVFLESMRRGDVQTLVTSGATFVTPGCAACLGTHEGMLASGERCITTTNRNFPGRMGHASAQIFLGSPAAVAAAALEGKIVDPSNYIN, from the coding sequence ATGCACGCAATAGAAAAACTTTTAGCAAAAAAAGCAGGAAAAAGTTCGGTGAAAACTGGTGAAATAGTAAACTGTGAAGTTGATATGGCAGGAATTAATGATTTATATTTACAAACAATAAAATCCTTTTTTGAAATGGGAGCCAAAAAAGTTTTTAATCCCTCAAAAGTAATAATGTTTTTAGACCATTATGCTCCACCTTCAACTATAACACAAGCCCAAAATCAAAAAGAGTTTAGAGAGTTTTGTTGGGATCAAGGAATTGAACTTCTTATGGATATAGACCAAGGTGTTTGTCATCAAGTTTTAGCTGATAAAGGATTGTCATATCCAGGAGAAATAGTTGTAATTACAGATTCTCACACCACAACTCACGGAGCATTTGGAGCATTTGGTACAGGTGTTGGAGCAACTGATTTAGCAATTATTTTAGCCACGGGAAAACTTTGGTTTAGAGTACCTGAAATCATAAAAATAAATTTTGAGGGAATTCCTGCACGAGGAGTATATGCAAAAGATATGATACTTAATGCTATTGGGCAATTAGGTGCAGATTTTGCAGTTTATAAAGCAGTTGAATTTTCAGGAAGTGCTTTAAAACATTTAAATATTTCTGAAAGAATGGCTATGTGTAATATGAGTACTGAAATGGGTGCAAAAACTTCATATATACAACCTGATGAAATTACAATGAAGTTTTTGGAACAAAATGTTTCAAAAGAGTATGAGATATTTTATACGGATGAAGATTTTAAATATGAAGCAGAAATAACTATTGATATTTCAGATTTAAAACCTCAAATTGCAGCACCTTTTAGTGTAGATAATGTATTTGATATTTCAAAATTTATTGGTCAAGAAATAGACCAAGCATATCTTGGGTCATGTACTGGTGGAAGAGCAGAAGATATTGCCATAGCTGCTTCAATTTTGAAGGATAAAAAAGTATCTTCACGAACAAGATTTATAATTGTTCCAGCTTCAAAAGAAGTTTTTTTAGAATCAATGAGAAGAGGAGATGTTCAAACTTTAGTTACCTCAGGTGCGACTTTTGTAACTCCTGGTTGTGCAGCTTGTTTAGGAACTCATGAGGGAATGTTGGCTTCTGGTGAGAGATGTATTACTACAACTAATAGAAATTTTCCAGGACGAATGGGACATGCTTCTGCTCAAATCTTTTTAGGTTCACCAGCAGCAGTTGCTGCGGCTGCTTTAGAGGGAAAAATCGTTGATCCCTCAAATTATATAAATTAA
- a CDS encoding 3-isopropylmalate dehydratase small subunit: protein MQKQIKGKVFLFGKNVDTDQIYPGRFVQYTDVNDIVKYAMHGADEEFVNKVSKGDIIVAGTNFGCGSSREHAAITLKAVGIGVILAESFGRIFYRNAINLGLPVIICPKISDLVQNAEILEVDLEKGVVLNENGKVAMIEPMSEYVLNILENGGIKELIKKQLKENK from the coding sequence ATGCAAAAGCAAATTAAAGGAAAAGTATTTTTGTTTGGGAAAAATGTTGATACAGACCAAATTTATCCAGGAAGATTTGTTCAATATACAGATGTTAATGATATAGTAAAATACGCAATGCATGGAGCAGATGAAGAATTTGTAAATAAAGTTAGCAAGGGTGATATTATAGTTGCAGGAACAAACTTTGGATGTGGTTCAAGTAGAGAACATGCTGCTATTACTCTAAAAGCTGTTGGAATTGGAGTGATTTTAGCAGAATCTTTTGGAAGAATCTTTTATAGAAATGCAATAAATCTTGGACTTCCAGTAATTATTTGTCCAAAAATTTCAGATTTAGTACAAAATGCCGAAATTCTAGAAGTTGATTTAGAAAAAGGTGTTGTATTAAATGAAAATGGTAAAGTGGCAATGATTGAGCCAATGAGTGAATATGTTTTAAATATATTAGAAAATGGTGGGATAAAAGAGTTAATAAAAAAACAATTAAAGGAAAATAAATGA
- a CDS encoding alpha/beta fold hydrolase has translation MNTIMKKYFPEFTQEFIEVEEGIKINTLVAGQGNEAILLLHGHPESYLIWRGIASQLAQNYKVVLTDLRGYGDSSKPEGLDNHSNYSKRVMALDQVKVMEKLGINKFHLVGHDRGARVAHRLILDHSDKILTCIMMDILPTYDMYEQTNREFATKYWHWFFYIQPKPFPETFLGSNPDYFIRRNLLNKATSDSVKDMFPQDVLEEYIRHYSDPRCVHAISEDYRASNTIDLEHDKIDRDKTISIPLLVLWGANGVVGNIWNILEGWKKFASNVSGFAVENCGHFVPEEQPQIVLKAILDFLKKR, from the coding sequence ATGAATACAATAATGAAAAAATATTTTCCAGAATTCACCCAAGAGTTTATTGAAGTTGAAGAAGGAATAAAAATAAATACATTAGTTGCAGGGCAGGGCAATGAAGCTATTCTTCTTTTGCATGGACATCCTGAGAGTTATTTAATTTGGAGAGGAATTGCCTCACAATTAGCCCAAAATTATAAAGTTGTTCTTACTGATTTAAGAGGATATGGTGATAGTTCAAAACCAGAGGGTTTGGACAATCATTCAAACTATTCAAAAAGAGTAATGGCACTTGACCAAGTAAAAGTTATGGAAAAATTAGGAATTAATAAGTTTCATTTAGTAGGACATGATAGAGGTGCAAGAGTTGCCCATAGACTTATTTTAGACCATAGCGATAAAATATTAACTTGTATAATGATGGATATTTTACCAACATATGATATGTATGAACAAACAAATAGAGAGTTTGCTACAAAATATTGGCATTGGTTCTTTTATATTCAACCAAAACCCTTTCCTGAAACTTTTTTAGGTTCAAATCCAGATTATTTTATTAGAAGAAATTTATTAAATAAAGCCACAAGTGATTCAGTAAAAGATATGTTTCCCCAAGATGTATTAGAAGAATATATAAGACACTATAGTGATCCTAGATGTGTTCATGCAATTAGTGAAGATTATCGAGCATCAAATACAATTGATTTAGAACATGACAAAATAGATAGGGATAAAACTATCAGTATTCCTTTATTAGTTTTATGGGGAGCAAATGGTGTAGTTGGAAATATTTGGAATATCCTAGAGGGATGGAAAAAATTTGCTTCAAACGTTTCTGGATTTGCAGTAGAAAACTGCGGACATTTTGTTCCAGAAGAACAACCTCAAATTGTCTTAAAAGCTATTTTAGATTTTTTAAAGAAAAGATAG